Part of the Niallia alba genome is shown below.
ATTTCAACTTGATTCTTTGTTGTCTTAAGCTGAGCTAAAGCTGACTCCACTGCTGCATCGACTGTTTGTCCTACGGCAGTAACTTCTTTCACTTCTTCGCTCCTCCTGCTTTGCTAGTTTGGCCAACATTTTTAATTTCAGGACCTTTAATAAAATACGTTTGGATAATGGTAAAAATATTACCTACTACCCAGTAAAGAGATAATGCTGCCGGAAAATTAATAGCAAATACTAAAATCATAACTGGCATAATCCAAACCATCATTTGCATTTGTGGATTTGGCGGAGCTCCAGCCATTGATAATTTTGTTTGGATAAATGTTGTAACACCAGCTACAATCGGCAATAGATAGATTGGATCTGGTTGTCCTAAACTGAACCATAAGAAATCATGTGATGCAATTTCTCTCGTACGAGAAATAGCATGATAGAATCCTATCAGAATAGGCATTTGTACGATTAGAGGGAAACATCCAGACAAAGGATTAACTTTATTTTCTTGGAACAACTTCATCGTTTCCTCTTGAAGCTTTTGCTGTGTCTTTTGATCTTTAGAACTGTATTTTTGCTGCAATTCTTTCATCTGCGGTTGAATTGCCTGCATTGCCTTACTGTTTCTCGTTTGCTTAATCATTAGTGGCAAAATAACAAGTCGAACTAATATCGTTACGATAATAATAGAGATACCATAACTTCCGCCAGCAAATGCTGCTGTTTTAATAATCAGTTGAGATAGTGGATATACGATATACTCATTCCAGAATCCTTCACTTTCAGAAGTTATTGGTTGATTAAACTCTGTACATCC
Proteins encoded:
- the spoIIIJ gene encoding YidC family membrane integrase SpoIIIJ produces the protein MTILTGCTEFNQPITSESEGFWNEYIVYPLSQLIIKTAAFAGGSYGISIIIVTILVRLVILPLMIKQTRNSKAMQAIQPQMKELQQKYSSKDQKTQQKLQEETMKLFQENKVNPLSGCFPLIVQMPILIGFYHAISRTREIASHDFLWFSLGQPDPIYLLPIVAGVTTFIQTKLSMAGAPPNPQMQMMVWIMPVMILVFAINFPAALSLYWVVGNIFTIIQTYFIKGPEIKNVGQTSKAGGAKK